The following proteins are encoded in a genomic region of Mycteria americana isolate JAX WOST 10 ecotype Jacksonville Zoo and Gardens chromosome 14, USCA_MyAme_1.0, whole genome shotgun sequence:
- the CYP24A1 gene encoding 1,25-dihydroxyvitamin D(3) 24-hydroxylase, mitochondrial — protein MGGCSIFLRHPALTCGRAAMSPAGRGAPAQRLLASSLCAPRPAATPAPGGRGHPLAALPGPPSWPLMGSLPDVLWKGGLKRQHETLAGYHRRFGKIFRMKLGAFDSVHIAAPCLLEGLYRRESACPQRLEIKPWKAYRDYRDEGYGLLILEGKDWQRVRSAFQKKLMKPREVAKLDTTINEVLEDFMHRIDDVCNHNGQMEDVYSEFNKWSFESICLVLYGKRFGLLQQDVEEESLNFIKAVKTMMATFGMMMVTPVELHKGLNTKVWQAHTKAWDDIFKTAKHSIDCRLEKHCANPQEDFLCDIYSGGQLSKKELYAAIAELQIAGVETTANSLLWALYNISRNPHVQQKLFQEIQSVLAANESPSAENLKNMPYLKACLKESMRLTPSVPFTTRTIDTEMVLGDYVLPKGTVLMINSHALGCNEEYFNAWTQFKPERWFQKNLINPFSHVPFGIGKRMCIGRRVAELQLHLALCWLIRKYQIVATDNKPVETLHSGILIPSRELPIAFHRR, from the exons ATGGGAGGCTGCAGCATCTTCCTCCGGCACCCCGCCCTCACCTGCGGCCGCGCCGCGAtgagccccgccggccgcggagCCCCCGCGCAGCGGTTGCTCGCCTCCTCCCTCtgcgccccgcggccggcggcgacCCCCGCTCCGGGGGGCCGCGGGCACCCCCtggccgccctgcccggcccccccagcTGGCCGCTGATGGGCAGCCTGCCCGACGTCCTCTGGAAGGGGGGGCTCAAGCGGCAGCATGAGACGCTG GCTGGGTACCACAGGCGGTTTGGCAAGATTTTCCGCATGAAGCTGGGGGCTTTCGACTCGGTGCACATCGCAGCCCCCTGCCTCCTGGAAGGCCTGTACCGCCGGGAGAGCGCCTGCCCCCAGCGCCTGGAGATCAAGCCCTGGAAAGCCTATCGGGACTATCGCGACGAGGGCTACGGGCTGCTGATCCT GGAAGGAAAGGACTGGCAGCGGGTAAGAAGtgcctttcaaaagaaattaatgaaaccCAGGGAAGTTGCGAAACTGGACACCACAATCAATGAG GTCCTGGAGGACTTTATGCACAGAATAGATGATGTTTGTAACCACAATGGACAAATGGAAGACGTCTATTCAGAATTCAACAAATGGTCATTTGAAA GTATCTGCCTGGTGCTGTATGGAAAGAGATTTGGTCTCCTACAGCAGGATGTAGAAGAAGAAAGTTTGAACTTCATCAAGGCTGTAAAAACG ATGATGGCTACTTTTGGAATGATGATGGTGACCCCCGTGGAACTTCACAAGGGTCTGAACACAAAAGTCTGGCAAGCTCATACTAAAGCATGggatgacatttttaaaacag ccaAGCACTCAATTGACTGTCGACTGGAAAAACACTGTGCAAACCCTCAGGAGGATTTCCTGTGTGACATCTATTCTGGAGGACAACTTTCCAAGAAGGAGCTGTATGCGGCCATCGCAGAGCTCCAGATTGCCGGAGTTGAAACG aCGGCCAATAGCTTACTGTGGGCTTTGTATAACATTTCACGCAATCCACATGTTCAGCAGAAGCTTTTCcaggaaatacagagtgttttgGCTGCTAATGAGAGTCCAAGTGCTGAGAACTTGAAGAATATGCCTTACCTAAAAGCATGTCTGAAAGAATCCATGAG ATTAACACCCTCAGTGCCATTTACCACTCGCACCATTGACACAGAAATGGTTCTGGGAGATTATGTACTGCCCAAAGGT ACCGTACTAATGATAAATAGCCATGCCCTGGGTTGCAATGAAGAGTACTTTAATGCCTGGACTCAGTTTAAACCAGAGCGCTGGTTTCAGAAGAACTTAATAAATCCTTTTTCTCATGTTCCATTTGGCATTGGGAAGAGGATGTGCATTGGGCGCCGCGTAGCAGAGCTCCAGCTTCACTTGGCCCTTTGCTGG CTCATTCGCAAATACCAAATTGTAGCAACTGACAACAAACCAGTAGAAACACTCCATTCAGGAATACTGATTCCCAGCCGGGAGCTTCCCATTGCATTTCACAGGCGATAA
- the PFDN4 gene encoding prefoldin subunit 4, whose protein sequence is MAATMKKAAAEDVNVTFEDQQKINKFARNTSRITELKEEIEVKKKQLQNLEDACDDIMMLDDGDSLLIPYQIGDVFISHSQEETQEMLEEAKKSLQEEIEVLESRVESIQRVLSDLKVQLYAKFGNNINLEAEDS, encoded by the exons ATGGCCGCCACCATGAAGAAGGCG GCTGCAGAAGATGTCAATGTTACTTTTGAAGATCAACAGAAAATTAACAAGTTTGCAAGAAATACTAGCAGGATCAcagagctgaaagaagaaatagaagtgaAAAAG AAACAACTTCAGAATTTGGAAGATGCTTGTGATGACATCATGATGCTTGATGATGGTGATTCACTTCTGATACCCTACCAAATTGGAGATGTCTTCATTAGTCATTCCCAAGAAGAGACACAAGAGATGCTGGAGGAGGCAAAG aaaagtttacAAGAAGAAATTGAAGTGTTAGAATCCCGAGTGGAATCAATTCAGAGGGTGTTATCTGACCTGAAAGTTCAGCTCTATGCAAAGTTCGGAAATAACATAAATCTTGAGGCTGAGGACAGTTAA